In Penaeus chinensis breed Huanghai No. 1 chromosome 40, ASM1920278v2, whole genome shotgun sequence, one genomic interval encodes:
- the LOC125047284 gene encoding supwaprin-a-like, which yields MRVPLVKMTVDRKYVLVLTLLLGFLASYCEGGDSPIIFPTLKEGRCPIIRDECPPPGRISPSKCIDDASCPGEDKCCFDICLRRNTCKPPRFLL from the exons ATGCGAGTGCCACTAGTTAAGATG ACCGTCGACAGGAAGTACGTGCTGGTGTTGACCCTGTTGCTAGGATTCCTGGCCTCCTACTGCGAGGGCGGTGATTCGCCAATCATCTTCCCTACCCTCAAGGAAGGCAGGTGCCCGATAATCCGCGACGAGTGCCCACCCCCCGGCAGGATCTCTCCCTCAAAATGTATCGACGATGCCAGCTGCCCCGGGGAAGACAAATGCTGCTTCGACATCTGTCTCAGGCGGAACACATGTAAACCCCCCAGGTTCCTCCTCTAA